One window of the Bacillus sp. (in: firmicutes) genome contains the following:
- the uvrC gene encoding excinuclease ABC subunit UvrC gives MNERLKQKLALLPDQPGCYLMKDRQGIIIYVGKAKVLKNRVRSYFTGSHDAKTQRLVNEIEDFEYIVTSSDIEALILEMNLIKKYDPKYNVMLKDDKSYPYIKLTNEKHPRLITTRKVKKDGGKYFGPYPNAGAANETKKLLDRLYPLRKCSNLPDRVCLYYHLGQCLAPCVKPVESEEYKRITDEITRFLNGGYKEIKEQLQQKMYEASEQLEFERAKEYRDQIAHIEAVMEKQKITMNDFTDRDVFGFAVDKGWMCVQVFFVRGGKLIQRDVSMFPIYDEPEEEFLTFLGQFYSRAHHIKPKEIFLPQTVDGELASRLLDVKVVKPKRGQKKELVDLATKNAEISLKEKFSLIERDEERTIKAVERLGEQLNIYTPHRIEAFDNSNIQGTDAVSAMVVFIDGRPAKKEYRKYKIKTVKGPDDYDSMREVIRRRYQRVLKEGLPLPDLIVIDGGKGQVEAARDVLTNELNLSIPVAGLVKDEKHRTSDVIFGEPLEVVPLDRNSQEFYLLQRIQDEVHRFAISFHRQLRGKTSFQSKLDEIPGIGSKRKKLLLRHFGSLKKMKEATVEDFVQIGIPHNVAKNLFDELQKMN, from the coding sequence ATGAATGAACGATTAAAGCAGAAGCTAGCCCTTCTTCCTGACCAACCTGGATGTTATTTAATGAAAGATCGGCAAGGGATTATCATCTATGTCGGAAAAGCGAAAGTGTTAAAAAATCGTGTCCGTTCGTACTTTACCGGTAGTCATGATGCAAAAACACAACGGCTCGTCAATGAAATTGAAGACTTTGAATATATCGTTACTTCGTCCGATATTGAGGCTTTAATTTTGGAAATGAACTTAATCAAAAAGTATGATCCTAAATATAACGTTATGTTAAAGGACGATAAAAGCTACCCTTATATTAAATTGACAAATGAAAAACATCCGCGCTTAATAACGACTCGTAAAGTAAAAAAAGATGGAGGAAAATATTTTGGACCTTATCCAAATGCTGGGGCAGCCAACGAAACGAAAAAGCTACTCGACCGCTTGTATCCGTTAAGAAAATGTTCGAATTTACCGGATCGCGTATGTTTGTATTATCATTTGGGGCAATGTTTAGCCCCATGTGTGAAACCGGTCGAGAGTGAGGAATATAAACGTATTACGGATGAAATTACCCGCTTTTTAAATGGTGGTTACAAAGAAATAAAAGAGCAGCTACAACAAAAAATGTACGAAGCATCGGAGCAATTGGAATTTGAGCGGGCGAAAGAATACCGAGACCAAATCGCTCATATTGAAGCGGTGATGGAAAAACAAAAAATAACAATGAATGATTTTACCGATCGCGATGTATTTGGATTTGCCGTTGATAAAGGATGGATGTGTGTCCAAGTCTTTTTTGTTCGTGGGGGAAAACTGATTCAACGGGATGTATCTATGTTTCCGATTTACGATGAACCAGAGGAAGAATTTTTAACGTTTCTCGGGCAATTTTATTCACGTGCCCATCATATCAAACCAAAAGAGATCTTTTTGCCGCAAACTGTGGATGGAGAGCTAGCTAGTAGACTGTTAGATGTAAAAGTTGTCAAACCGAAGCGGGGACAAAAGAAAGAACTCGTTGATTTAGCAACAAAAAACGCTGAAATTTCGTTAAAAGAGAAATTTTCTCTAATTGAACGGGATGAAGAGCGAACCATTAAAGCAGTAGAACGGCTCGGAGAACAGTTAAACATCTATACACCCCATCGCATCGAGGCGTTTGATAATTCTAACATTCAAGGTACGGATGCCGTATCAGCGATGGTCGTATTTATTGATGGACGTCCAGCGAAAAAAGAATATCGGAAATATAAAATTAAAACGGTAAAAGGACCAGATGATTATGATTCGATGCGCGAAGTGATTCGTAGAAGGTATCAGCGTGTATTAAAAGAGGGACTTCCTTTACCCGACTTAATCGTCATCGATGGAGGAAAAGGACAGGTAGAAGCGGCCCGGGATGTGTTGACGAACGAATTAAATTTATCCATTCCGGTGGCTGGACTAGTAAAAGATGAGAAGCATCGTACATCTGACGTCATTTTCGGAGAACCGCTAGAAGTTGTCCCATTAGATCGAAACAGTCAAGAATTTTATTTATTGCAGCGTATTCAAGACGAGGTTCATCGATTTGCGATTTCCTTTCACCGACAGCTGCGTGGAAAAACGTCGTTTCAATCCAAATTAGATGAAATCCCTGGAATAGGATCAAAGCGGAAAAAACTGTTATTACGTCACTTCGGCTCACTGAAAAAAATGAAGGAAGCTACCGTAGAAGATTTTGTACAAATTGGTATTCCTCATAACGTAGCAAAAAACCTATTTGATGAACTTCAAAAAATGAATTGA
- a CDS encoding aspartate kinase, producing the protein MGIIVQKFGGTSVGSTERIRHVAQRVIEEKERGNDVVVVVSAMGKTTDQLVSLAKEISTYPNKRELDMLLSTGEQVTIALLTMALHELGYKAVSYTGWQAGIQTEAVHGNARITHITTEPILNALNEGNIVVVAGFQGITSEGAITTLGRGGSDTTAVALAASLSAERCDIYTDVTGVYTSDPRYVKAARQLKAISYDEMLELANLGAGVLHPRAVEFAKNYRVPLTVRSSMEQVDGTYIEEVNTMESNLIVRGVAFEKEITRITVHGLTNQITSLSSIFTTLANHHINVDIIIQVQTDENTTNLSFSVKDEDVRETLAVLNEHQSSLGFEKMEAESGLAKVSIVGSGMISNPGVAAKMFDVLAQNGIQIKMVSTSEIKVSVVVDQKEMIRAAEILHEAFGLDKVEETIAAL; encoded by the coding sequence ATGGGAATCATCGTACAAAAATTTGGTGGTACGTCTGTAGGTTCAACGGAACGAATTCGTCATGTCGCTCAAAGGGTAATTGAAGAGAAGGAACGGGGCAATGACGTTGTCGTCGTAGTGTCAGCGATGGGAAAAACAACCGATCAATTAGTTTCCTTAGCTAAGGAAATTAGTACATATCCAAATAAGCGAGAATTGGATATGCTCCTTTCAACAGGTGAACAAGTAACCATTGCTTTGTTAACGATGGCTCTTCATGAGTTAGGGTACAAAGCCGTTTCGTATACCGGTTGGCAAGCAGGAATTCAAACGGAAGCGGTTCACGGAAACGCAAGAATTACTCATATTACAACAGAACCCATCCTCAACGCCTTGAATGAAGGAAATATTGTCGTCGTTGCTGGATTTCAAGGTATCACTTCTGAAGGGGCGATTACGACATTAGGTCGGGGAGGTTCGGATACGACTGCTGTTGCCTTAGCCGCTAGTTTATCTGCTGAACGATGCGATATTTACACCGACGTAACGGGAGTATATACATCTGATCCAAGGTATGTGAAAGCAGCTCGCCAGTTAAAAGCGATATCTTATGACGAAATGTTAGAGCTGGCGAATTTAGGAGCAGGGGTTCTTCATCCACGAGCCGTCGAGTTTGCGAAAAATTATCGTGTACCATTGACGGTTCGCTCAAGTATGGAACAAGTTGACGGAACATATATCGAGGAGGTAAATACGATGGAATCGAATTTAATTGTACGTGGAGTAGCTTTTGAAAAAGAAATTACAAGAATAACCGTTCATGGACTAACGAACCAAATAACCTCTCTTTCATCCATTTTTACAACATTGGCCAATCACCATATCAATGTCGACATCATTATTCAAGTGCAAACGGATGAAAATACAACGAACCTTTCTTTCTCAGTAAAAGACGAAGACGTGAGAGAAACGTTGGCAGTATTGAATGAACATCAATCTTCATTAGGATTTGAAAAAATGGAAGCGGAAAGTGGATTAGCGAAAGTATCTATTGTCGGTTCAGGAATGATTTCTAACCCTGGTGTAGCCGCCAAAATGTTTGATGTTTTAGCCCAAAACGGCATTCAAATTAAAATGGTTTCGACATCTGAAATAAAAGTTTCCGTCGTAGTAGATCAGAAGGAAATGATACGTGCAGCCGAGATTTTACATGAAGCATTCGGTCTGGATAAAGTAGAAGAAACAATAGCCGCTTTATAA
- a CDS encoding YslB family protein → MSSNEMKHIHEEQLPVFGYELIRDFVLPDLLGQEADGILYWAGKNIARKFPLTSIEEIVTFFEEAGWGQLSIIYEKKDELLFELSGSIVKRRLEINKENSFKIEAGFLAQQIQSQKKAIAETFEEKLLSKQKVRFTVRWDRKDVTDD, encoded by the coding sequence ATGAGCTCAAATGAAATGAAACACATCCATGAAGAACAATTACCTGTTTTTGGTTATGAATTAATAAGAGATTTTGTTTTACCAGATTTATTAGGACAAGAAGCTGACGGCATTTTATATTGGGCTGGCAAAAATATCGCTCGAAAGTTTCCATTAACGTCCATTGAAGAAATAGTAACGTTTTTTGAAGAAGCCGGCTGGGGACAGTTGTCCATTATTTATGAAAAAAAAGATGAGTTATTATTTGAGCTATCCGGGTCTATTGTCAAACGTCGTTTAGAAATCAACAAAGAAAACAGTTTTAAAATTGAAGCTGGATTTCTCGCCCAACAAATTCAATCGCAAAAAAAAGCCATTGCTGAAACCTTTGAAGAAAAATTATTGAGTAAGCAAAAAGTCCGTTTTACCGTTCGTTGGGACCGAAAAGATGTAACGGATGATTGA
- a CDS encoding succinate dehydrogenase cytochrome b558 subunit, producing MAGNREFYNRRLHSLLGVIPVGVFLTQHLVVNHFATRGEEAFNEAAHFMESLPFRYALEIFVIFLPLLYHAVYGLYIAFTAKNNIGNYGFFRNWMFFLQRITGVITLIFVTWHVWETRVAAAFGQDVNFEMMENILSTPGMIAFYVVGVVSTVFHFANGLWSFLVSWGITISPRSQMIATYVTLGIFIALSWVGIRAIFAFV from the coding sequence ATGGCTGGAAATCGTGAATTTTACAATCGTAGGTTGCATTCATTGCTAGGTGTAATTCCAGTAGGGGTGTTTTTAACGCAACACTTAGTAGTGAACCACTTTGCTACGCGTGGTGAAGAAGCTTTTAACGAAGCTGCTCATTTCATGGAAAGTCTTCCATTTCGCTATGCATTAGAAATTTTCGTTATTTTCTTACCACTTTTATATCATGCGGTCTATGGTTTATACATTGCCTTTACCGCAAAAAACAATATCGGTAATTACGGATTTTTCCGTAACTGGATGTTCTTCTTACAACGTATTACAGGCGTTATTACATTAATTTTTGTTACATGGCACGTTTGGGAGACTCGCGTAGCAGCAGCGTTTGGACAAGATGTAAACTTTGAAATGATGGAAAACATTTTATCGACCCCAGGGATGATAGCATTTTATGTAGTTGGAGTTGTTTCAACTGTTTTCCATTTTGCAAATGGATTATGGTCATTCTTAGTTAGCTGGGGAATCACTATTTCTCCTCGTTCCCAAATGATTGCTACATATGTTACATTA